DNA sequence from the Chiroxiphia lanceolata isolate bChiLan1 chromosome 26, bChiLan1.pri, whole genome shotgun sequence genome:
GCTGAGTTTAATTAGAATTCATTCTAATGAGTATCACCAGTCTGAAATGCTCAGccttgtttgtgttttgatgCTCAAAACAGAATCTCAGGAAGAATTTTAGTGTTCTCAACGGGATTTCTTAAATTTTGAgagctcctttctctcctttcaggCTCTTTTTGTGGCCAACTTTGCGAAGGTTCATGAAAAGACTCAAATCCTGAATGAAGACTGGAAGAAGCTGCGAGTGCAGCCCGTGCAGTTGATGAAGCCAGTCAGTGGGCACCCGTTCCTGAAACAGGTGTGCAGTGGAAAAGGAGCACAGGAGCATCAAGTGGGGACTGGaaccagggctctgcagggagctgtggggataTGGGATGGGGTTTTGCTGTCCTAGGTCAGTGTCAGGCTGTGCCTCGCACTTTTGGGATGCAGAAATGGGCAAAAAGTACTCCAAAGTGCAGGACTCACAGAGTGGATGTGGGGCTTCCATGTGTTTGTCctgaattctgttttctctcaggCTGTGGCAGCCTCCCAGGGTGGTTcctcactgcccttctctgtaCTTGCATTCCAGTGCACTGTTGAGAGCATTTTCCCAGGATTTTCAAGCCAGACACTGTACATGAGGACCCTGAACACGGTGGCACTAGTTCCCATTATGTACTCCTGGTCCCCTCTTCAGCAGAATTTCATGGTATGTGGGAGGCTGTGGGGCGCAGGGTCCTGGTGTGGTTGGTGTGTGATTGTTACACAGCTGGGAAGTGGTTCTTCAACCCACTTGTTTCAGGCGATGTCTGCTCGAGAGATGATGGAAAGTGTTGTTTTAGATGCTTGTTTTGTGGAATCCCATAAGCCAGCCATGTCTCACCCAGGTAGCCTTTACACATGACTCTTCGGCAGGGTCAAGGAGTTGCTTCACAGGGTTCAAGgaataaatatgttttagaGGGTCTTgctctgtttgggttttttcctaggatttttatgtccttttaaacaaagaattttatttcttaggCAGGTCCTTTCCTTTGTGACTGGGTGACAGTGGGATAGCACTGACATGTCAGGGATGAGACATCTGAATTTCTGCTGGTCCCTGTGTTGTTGGCGGGTGTGAGGGACCGGAGCAGCCTCGGCCACAGCCTCGCTGGTATcagcaaatgctgcttttctgatttGTGTCTGATCTCTCTTCAGGTGGAGGATGAAACAGTTCTGTGCAATATCCCTTACATGGGGGATGAGGTGAAGGAAGAAGATGAAACCTTCATTGAAGAACTTATTAATAACTATGATGGGAAAGTTCACGGAGAGGAAGGTAacctgggagcagccagccctgtcccttcaaggccaggttggatgggatgtggagcaacctgatctagtgcCCTGTTCATGGCAagaggtggaatgagatgagcttaAAAGGTCCTGTCCAGCCCAACCCATCCTGTGGTTTTATGGTTCAGTCTCTTGCAAATAACATATCTAAGTAATTCAGAAGTCAAAAGGTGGCAGCAGTAACCAGGTTTTCTGTGGGAGCTCTCAGAGCAGGGAAACAGGACTGTGCCTGCTGTTCTCCTTTGCAAGGACACAGTCCTGCCTTTGGATATCCCACTCCATTCTTGGACTGAGGTGCTCTGGAGCAGATACTTCTGTGCACAAGGATTCACAGGCTCCTCTGGGATGCTGAAAATATGCAAGGGGGTGGGAGGAACTCAACAACTCTGTTCTGCTTGTGACTTTAGCCAAGAGTTTAATCAATGAAAAGCCAGTATATTCCCCTGCAGCACTGTCTGCCCCATCATAAAACTGCCTGGGGggagaaaggcagggaaaactCTGATGTGGCCTGTCCCCACATTGCTGAAAATGATAAAACACTCCTGACAAAACTGAGAGAAGGGCTCGGCTGGTAGCAGTGATGTGGCTGGCCTGTGGTTTGCCATGGCAAGGAGTGAGAAGGATGGTGGCAGTCCCACATCTCTGTGTTTCAGAAATGATCTCAGGGTCAGTCCTCATCAGCGATGCCGTGTTCCTGGAGCTAGTGAACGCCCTGAATCAGTACTcggatgaggaagaggaaggacaCAATGATTCTGAGGTGAAACAGGAGGATGGGAAAGAGGAGCTGCCAgtcacaaggaaaagaaagcgAATTGCAGCAGAAGGTGGGTTTGGCCACAGGAATAGGCATTATGGTGGTCACGTTTCCATCCTGCTCTGGGTTGTTCTCACTGTCCACTGTGGACAGGCCAAGAAATCACCAGCTTAAAGTGTGATGAGAAGTAATTTAGATGAGTCATCTGGAAACCCATTTCCTAGTGAGATTAGCAGAGCTGGGTGTTATCTGAGGAGGCTGTGGGAGCTCTGCATGTGGAGGTTTTCAAGTGCTGGTCTGGCAAGCACCTATCAGGGAGGTGTGGGTGGATCTATTTCTGTGGGAGGCAGGGAGATGGGACATTTCAAATCCCTTCCAGACCCGCTTTCCGTGTATTAGtgtgtttctcttccctctcctgtgtCACCTGGAGCTCTTGTTGCCTAGAGGAAGCTCTGGTCTGGAGGATTTTCCTGTGTCCTCGATGACCTTAGGAATGCTGACATGTAGTTTTGTCTTTGTCCTTGATCTGATTTGGGTGGCACAGGTACCAGGACCTTTGTGGATATAGAAAAGCATTGTCTGAAAGTCCTACCCTGGGAcaaataaatagtaataatgCTTAAGAAATGTTGATTCTTCCAGCAGTACATCATGCTGTGCTGAAAGTGATTCTGAAAATGCCTTAGCCTGGTTACAGGACTTTAGGCTTATCCATTGTGTATGGGATTACATTTCTGTCTTAAAATACAAACCTGAACATCGCTGGAATTGCTCTGTGTGAGAAGGAAAGGCCCGTTCACATCAGCTTGGCTGAGGAATTCTGTCTCCTCTTCTTTGCAGGTAGCAAGAAGTGTTCCAAGAAGCGTTTCCCCAATGACATGATATTCACTGCCATTTCTTCCATGTTTCCTGAGTACGGCTTTCCAGAGGATATGAAAGAGAGGTAGAAGATCTCTGCTTGGGTTCTGTTACCTTTCTTAGCAAGAGTCGAAATCTCTGTTTCAGAGGCCAGCTCTGGCCAGGCCACAGAGCTTGGTGCCTGCAGGCTCCGTGGGCAGAGCACGTTTTGAACCTTACAAAACCTTACAAACTGCAGTTCGACCTCGAGGTACCTGGGCCGGAGTCCGACGGGCCCAGGTAGTGACGTAGCCGTGTAAAGTGTCCCAAATGGGAGAGCGTGCACATCCCTGGGTGTTTCTGTTTGCCAACAGGTACCGGGAGCTCACGGAGGTGTCGGACCCCAACGTGCTGCCGCCACAGTGCACTCCCAACATCGACGGGCCGTGTGCCAAGTCAGTGCAGCGGGAGCAGTCCCTGCATTCCTTCCACACCCTCTTCTGCCGCCGCTGCTTCAAGTACGACTGCTTTCTGCATCGTAAGTGCCGTCTCGGCCGGACGCTTCCCTAGAGCCCTCTCTCCTCAGTTTTCCTCTGCACACCTTGCTTAGTCCGTGCTGCAGTCTCTGGAGGGTGGTGCCTCCCGAGTTTGCAGTGGGGCCTTAGGAGCTGACAGGTGCCCAGAAGCCTTTTGTACAGACGGCTCCACTCTTTGCTCCCACGGACGGCAGACCGACCTGCGTGGCCGTCCCCTCTCCGCGCTCAGCACGCCTCATCCGAGCTCCCGGCAGTTTGTGCCGTAGTCCTGCCACCACCAGACTTTGCTCTTGCTTTGCAGAAGCTCGTCAGTGAAAGGCATGAATGTTTCACTGCCAAAGTCTGGACATGCCCCTGTGTTTTGTTGCCTCACTGGAACTTACAGCTTCATCTTAGTCCTGTTCCTGCGGTTGGTCCTGCCAAAGCCTTTTGGATACTGCTTAGCTGCTGGACCTGCTGTTCTCCAGGTCTAAGGGCTTCTTTGGGAAGTCACAGGACTTTTTCCagtgaattatttattaaaagatataatATTAAGATCACGTGgtctttttgtttcagtctgAAAGCAGATCCTTTTCCTATGGCCTCTCCTTTCCAAGCTGCCGAGTCCCCGTTGTGGGTTGGAGCAGGGCTGCCCCAGGGGttcagctgctgtgggagcCCTTGGACACGCAGGCTCCCGCTTCCTGTCCCTTGCAGAGTGGGGGGAGACTCTTGGAGAATGCTAATAGTAAAGATAACTGttactttttcagcttttcatgcTACTCCTAATGTGTACAAACGAAAGAATAGAGAGACCAAGATTGAGCCAGATCCTTGCGGCGCAGACTGTTTCCTCTGGCTGGTACGTTTCTGCGTTGCTGCTTTAGAAACCACGAGAGAAGTGCCctggccagccctgctctgcagagctctgtggacCTTTTTCACAACTTCCATAATTAGTTCTAGTCCTTGTTGGATTCAGGACGGCGTGAATGCAAATGCAGACCTTACCAGATGCATATTTTAGCAGATGTCCAACAAAGACTAATTCCAGAGCTAGCAGATGGGAAATTGTGTGACAAATGATTTCTCTGGACTCAGTGCAGTGTTAGAGAAATTAAACCCAGGTTAAAAAGGAGCAGAGCAAGAGTCCAGGAAGATCCAGAGgagtgggctgggggggggcagggcCAGGAAGCCTCTGCTGACCAGGCAGGGTTTGGCACTTGCTGAAGAGACCACACGTGCCCGGCCTCTTCCACCTGTTCTTGGTGGTGGCAGGACAGGGTTTGTCCCAGGGCCTGTAGAAAAGCCTTCCTGCGTTCCCTGGTGATCTGCCACTCGTCTTGTCTTCTGCTCTGCTTGCAGGAAGGAGCCAAGGAGTTTGCTGCGCTGCACAACCCCCGGTCCAAGTGCTCAGgccggcgccgccgccggcACCACGTGGTGGGTGCGTCCTGCTCCAACACCCCAGCAGTCACCGAGACCAGGGAGGGTGACAGTGACCGGGACACGGGCAACGAGTGGGCCTCTAGCTCCTCGGGTACggtgccagccctgggacacCCGCTCACCTCTGGTGTGGGCAGTGAGGGCGGGTGGGTTCTCACAGCTGGAGTTCTCCTGGGGTCCTCTCTgcttccagcacagctgggaagtTTGGAGTTAGCAAACAGTCAGTGTTCCCAGAAAACCTGAGGGACACCAACCCTGCCCTTCCTGTTACTGGATTCACTGTCCTCTCccagaaagaaggaaagttgGCAAGAAAAGCAAGAGCTTTCCTGGGACCTGCAAAGCTCAGAGCAAGCCCTTGGCTCTGAGCACTGTTCCTGGCCAGAGGCAGGAGTGTGTGGCCAGGAGTGCAGTGCAGGGTTGTGAGGCACCATGAGGGGACCACTGGCCCCCAGAACCACAACGGCCAGGTGCCTTCTTCCAGGGTGTGTTTGGCTTAACATCTGCCTTTCCTGCCAGAGGCCAACTCCCGCTGCCAAACCCCCACCAAGCAGAAGCTGAGCCCGGCCTCCTCCCAGCTGTTTGCAGTGGAGACGCCACAGGAGCCTGTGGAGTGGACAGGAGCTGAGGAGTCACTCTTCCGTGTCTTCCACGGGACCTACTTCAACAACTTCTGCTCcattgccaggctgctggggaCAAAGACCTGCAAGCAGGTGGGTGCCTGGAGCAGGCGatacagcagcaggagaggggccagggctggggccagAGCCACTGCctgttggttttatttctctgccaCAAACCTCCCTGAGGAAGGTGTCACATCAACACGTTTGGAGTCCAGGGTGTTActgtgcagcagtgctgctgttgaCAGAGTGAGccctctgtgccagtgctgtgggTTCCCTCCTGTGTGTTGCAGCCGGGCATGCAGGCGCTCGtttcccaggcaggaggagcacaTGGGCAGGGAAACAGGGCAAAGCTGCTGCTCGCTGGGCCTGGGCCTGGGAGCCCCTCTGTGTGTGCTTGCTCACACTCTGATTATGCTTTTGATAAAACAACTGAAGTGCACTGAACCTGTTTCGtctttttgcttctgttctctGGTAGGTCTTTCAGTTTGCCGTGAAGGAATCACTTATAACAAAACTGCCAACAAATGAATTAATGAATCCAtcccagaagaagaaaaggaagcacaGGCAAGTGTTGGACAagcttgttttgttctttaaatgcAACCAGATCTGCTCCTTTTTGTGCCAACGCATTCCTGGTAATCCCCATCTGGCTCCCATCTGTGCACACATCCTGCTGTCACACGGGACTGCTGGTGCTGCCACTGGGCACTGGCCCTGGCCCAGCTCAAGGGCTGCTACCCTCACTGGGGGCTCAGTGGTTCTGGGGTCTCAGTGGCCCTGTGGCCCTGGGCTCAGCCCAAAGACAGGGCATTGCTGGCTGAAACCTCTGCTGCCACTGCCCTAACAGCAGCCTCATCCTCAGCTCCCCAACCCGTGACCCACTTTCTGTGCTGATCCCAGTGTGTCCAGTATTATTCTGGCTCTGGTGTTTGCCTTAAAAagcttctgctgcagctgcattgCTCTCATCTTTCTCCATTTTATGGCGGCTGCTGATCACTAATGCATGAAGCTGCCaagcctgtccctgctgtgctggctgccgGTGCAGAGCAGTCCTGGCCGGCTCTCCCTGATGGCTCATGCATCCCCTCAAccctttctgctccttttccaggctgtggGCTGCACACTGCAGGAAGATCCAGCTGAAGAAAGGTAGTGTTGGCTATGGCTGTGTCATGGGAGGTTTGTGACTGCCATGGTGGGACAACCACGTCCTGCTCACCatcctggcagctctgcagtgcaggggggagcagctctgcccagccaggCTCCCTGGGGTGCCGGGGGCGttgtggctgtgccagtgcctaCTGAGGCCACACTTGTGGTGGGGTTTACTGCAGCCAGGGGGAGGCTGAGAGCTGGTGTGCAGCCCTGCTGTACACTGGGCTGTGGTCAGTGAGCACAGCCTTGTGCCTGTGGGAGCCCTGACCAGTGCAGGCAGATGGGGAGCTTGCACCTTCTGTGCTCCAGTGCCCTGCATGTGCTGCTTTGAAAAGATTCCTGCAACGTACAGCTTCTAATCCGGGCATTTCTCATCTTGCTCTAGATAATTCACCAACCCAGGTGTACAACTACCAGCCCTGTGACCATCCAGAACATCCCTGTGACAGCTCCTGCCCTTGCATCATGACTCAGAATTTCTGTGAGAAGTTCTGCCAGTGCAACCCTGACTGTAAGGAGAGGCCGAGGACTATTGGGCAGGAAAGCAGccagctctcctggcacagagcagagggagggtgcagagctggggcatACCAGGGGCCTGCTTTATTCCTGCACTCACTGCTCTGTCCATCTGCAGCAGTTTGATTGCCAGCTGTTAAAATCCTAAGGGAAATAGTTCCATGCTGCCCTGCAACTTTGGCAGCTGAGAGACGCTGCTGTTAGAGAATGCTCATCATAGTATCTGTATCCcatgggtgctgctgctggtccccTGTGAACAGGATGTGTGACCAGCATTTAAGATGAGCATTGGGTCAATGCTCTGCCATGTTTGTTTTTCGTGTCTGGGCtttcattcccagctctgcaatgGAAGCAACAGCCAGGCTTTGttctgtccctgcccagggcctGCCGGGGTGAGACCTGGCTAGGGGAGGAACATCTGGGGCAGGGACCCTGCGTGGCTCCTCTGTTCTCTGCCAAACCTCACAGTGCAAACCCTGGGCTGTGTCACTGCAGGTCAGAACCGCTTCCCAGGCTGCCGCTGTAAGACCCAGTGCAACACCAAGCAGTGCCCGTGCTACCTGGCTGTGCGGGAGTGCGACCCCGACCTCTGCCTCACCTGCGGCGCTTCGGAGCACTGGGACTGCAAGGTGGTCTCCTGCAAGAACTGCAGCATCCAGCGAGGTCTCAAAAAGGTATTGACAGCAGCATGGCAGGGGCTGCCTCAGGGCTGATacacaactgctgctgctgtgtgggagGGGGGCGTGAGGCCCCCGCAGCTGCCTGAGTGCTGAGGTCTGGAAGAGAAGCTGCTCTGCCCCGGGCTTCTGCAGCACTTACTCTGGAGTGGGGATTGTGGATGTGAAAATCAGGAGACGTGAGTTACGTGAGGATGGGTTTGAGAGCAAGTGAGTGTAAAAAAAGTGGCTCCAGAGAAAGGTTTGGTCTTGAATTCTGCTGGTCAGGTCAAGggattttacattaaaaaaaaaaatcagacaaagtTGCAAATTAGTGTGTGTCAAGTCCTGTGCAGCTCCATGTAATGGTGTAAGTCTGTGTCACCATAACAAGGGGATGCTGGATGGACGCTGactcccctctgcccctgtgATCTGGGTGCTGTGAGGTGCTGTACCTGCCAACCCTTCCCACTTTCTTTCACCTTGGTTCCAGCATTTGTTGCTGGCCCCGTCGGACGTGGCTGGCTGGGGCACTTTCATCAAGGAGGCTGTGCAGAAGAACGAGTTCATCTCCGAGTACTGTGGGGaggtcagtgctgctgtgccgggCACACAGGGGTCTGCCTGTGGGGGGAGGGCTTCCTTCAGccatggggacagcagggacagctgctcTGCCGTGGCCATGGGCTCAGTCTGACCAGGTTTGGAGAGTGAGTCTTGTGCTATTTCAGAACACATCTCAGTACCTCTGGCCCTCCACTGTGGAGGAGCGTGTTCTATGTGCGCTGCTCCCTGGGAACCCTGCTCTGGCCTCTGCCCCATCCTTGGGAGCCCTGGCGAGCTCCTGCCTGTGAGatgggagggagggcaggagcgTTTTTCCAGGAGGCAGGTGAGTGCCTGGTTCAGCCCTCAGCTGCTCAGTCTTTCAAGGTGTTCTCCCTCTACAGCTCATTTCCCAGGACGAGGCTGACCGGCGAGGAAAGGTCTATGACAAGTACATGTCCAGCTTCCTCTTCAACCTCAACAATGGTAAttccctggggctgccaggggtgGAGAGGCCGGGGCTGCTGGCCAGGCTGGcaggctcagcccagctctcGCCTTGGTGACAGGCCTGGCCTTACAccacagttttcttctttttttttttctttaaatagattTTGTTGTTGACGCCACCcgcaaaggaaataaaatccgCTTTGCTAACCACTCGGTGAACCCCAATTGCTATGCCAAAGGTGAGATCCCCCTGCCCAGTCAGACCAGGCAGGGTACAGCGCTGTGAGAGCTCTGGCCCAAGCTGGGGCTGCACGTCTCTGATATCATCTCTCTGGTTGCAGTTGTAATGGTGAACGGAGACCACCGGATTGGCATCTTCGCTAAGAGAGCCatccaggcaggagaggagctctTCTTTGACTACAGGTACCTTGGACAGCAGGGGACTGGGCTGCAGAGGTGACCCCACCTTCTGTAGAGGTTTGTGGGGACTGTGGGAGGTCACTGCTGCAGCCGTGACTTCCTGTCTTGCAGGTACAGCCAGGCAGATGCCCTGAAGTACGTTGGCATAGAGAGGGAGACAGACATCATCTAGGCCCGGGGGCAGTCCCGGCACACCTTGCTGCTGCACCTTGTAAGCAATGCCATGTTTGCTTCACGCTGACATgactgctgctgttcccactgCTGTGTGTGTCACAAGTGCTACTTTCCATCCAGACACCCAGAGAGACTCGGGGCAGGAGTGTGAGCAGTGCCTGTGCCCCAGCTGCTGTCCCAAGGTGGtttcccctctgccccagctggcTGGGGCACAGGAACCACCCAGCCATGGCTGGAGTTGGCACCAAGGGATACCTGGGGATGGGAGAGCAGCACTATGCAACACGTCACTTTGAATAGGGATGCCACTGAGCTGGGTAGAGACAATGTTAAAGTCAGTGCCCATGGTGGCCCAGGGAAGGCTCCTCGGAAACCTGCCTTGGGCTTTGTGATCCTCTGGCCCTGGGGATAAAGGGGAAATATTCTCTGGTGGGGTGAGGTTTGGCCTTAGCACCCaatgcaaaaaggaaagaaaaaagcactttaaaCTAATCCCCAGCTGGTGGCTGGGCCCTGTGTTTCATGCTGGGTATGGAGGGACTGCAGGCATCCTGGGTGACCTGCATCCGTCAGCACCTTTGCAGGGACATCACTCTGGGTttgggacagggcaggctgaTGGGGCCTGGTGTGACCTGAAGGGTGGAGCTGTCCCCTGAGAGCCACAtgtgctgccagctgcctgcccagcctggtgctgggtgctgggccATGCTCTGCCCAGTGTCCAGGGCTGAGTTCCCAGGATGGTGCAGGGAGCCTGGCCAAGCCCTGGCCTGGCACCGAGGGGGCtgggccccccagcccccttccAGCTGTGTGGTACATGAACACAGAGAGGTGCTGGGTCTGCCTGGGAGCCAAGCCCTCCCTGGCCCAGCCCTCACCATGCTTCCCCAGTCCCCTGCCACGGCAGGCCAGGCTGTCTGTCCATCCTTCCCACTGTCCATGATGCCCTCCTGGAGCTTGGAGGTGTTTGGGTTTGTCTGGAGCAGTGCTTGTACCCCAGCACCTGCCTGAGCCCCGCTCCCTGCTGCCTCCGTCCGCCTGGCTCCCCTCAACCCTGCTCTCAGCTCAGCGTCTTCTGCCACTTCGGCCATAGCTGCACTATGCCAGGCTTTTGTCTGTGGTTTGTTGACGGTGAATAATGGTAATAATAATGCACTTTAAATAACATGGCTTGTAGCCTTTGTCATAATAAAGTGGTAGCGAAGACCCTCCCCTGCTTGCTGGTCTCTGTTACTTTgggagcagctggcagcagcctgttccctgcctgtcccctgcctgctgggctcagcccagccaTGGCTCCTCAGAGCCCAGGGGGAATCAGGAGTGGTCAGGAGCTGCTAGCTGCCCAAATCACACTGGCtcggggtggggaggggacagaggtgtgtggcagggaaagcaggacacaatgtgtgtgtgcagcagcagctgagctgcctctACCCCGGCTAGTTACACCCTGCATCCCATTCCAGGAGCAGGAATTGCTGTTGTCTGTGTGGtccctctcctggtgcaggCTAAGCTAGGGTGAGTGGAGAGGATCTGCCTGGGCTGCCAAGGGGAAGGCTGGGGAGTGTCAAACGCCGTCATTCTGCCTTTATTTGATTATCCTCACATCTCATTCAACagaacaggatttttaaaaataaagtgccCAGTGGAGCCAGGCCTTTGGGTAGATAAATGCGTTTCTGTAACATCGTCTTACCACAACACAGCGAGTGAACAGGAGCTTTCCCTGGGCTGGAGGTTATCAGCAGGACTGGCACTTCATATAGAGAAGTAGCAAACTACAGACCACGCACCATGACACGCGGAACGTCGGGCccgtttggtttttttatacaAACcgatagaataaaaaaaacccagagtgTAGTAGAATATCCAGCAACAAAAATGGTAGAAAGGATCTGTACCTGATCTTAATGAAAGCAGCATCTCAGCAAGGTGCAGCGGCGGCATGCGCGGCGCCGGCGCAAGGTATTGCTCGGCACCCCGGCTGTGCGGGGCCAGTGCTCGTGGCTCTGCGTGGCGCTGGCGAAGCGAGCAAAGCAGCGGGTCATCTACGCGGGCAGCGCTAACGGGTGGCAGCAGCCGGGTGCCCCCGGCCAGAGGGAGGGTgggggccgggcccggggctCCTCACAGGAGGCCAGGCGGGATTTGGCAGCTGCGGGGGCAGCAGCCTGCCTCCGGCGAGGGGGCTGCCGCCGTGCCCAGGGCGAGTGGGGCTGGGGCTCGGCAGGTCACAGCCGTGCTCCGGGGCTGGTCGGTGGTGGCCACGGGGAGGAGATGGTGGTCGGTGCGGTCTGGACCGTCCAGAGGAGGATGTTGGCAGTTCAGGTGTGCTTGGCCCTTTGGTCCCGCGACGCTCGCTCATCCCCGGGCAGGTCTTGGGGATGTGGGGGCTGTGAGCCCGTCCCACCCCAATAGCCCCTGCTATTCCCCTCTCGCCTCCTCCAGGATCTGGGGCAAGTTCTGGTCCTTGCGTGCTGACACTGGTTTGGTAGCGCTGCTGTAGTCCTGGATGGCCTTGGGTTCGTTGGTGTGGTAGGAGCCCTTGTAGCGGTGGTGGTAGAAGtacagcagtgccagcagcccccccaacagcagaagcaggaagATCACAACTGTGggggagaggcagcagtgaGGGTCTGGGAAGGAggtgcagggccagggcagaATTTGGGACACCATCCAGGGGCTTCACTTACACCCAATGATGATCCCAATCCAGCCGTCGTCGTGCACATGGGGGAACTCTGCAGAGATAGAGTGGGTAGCTGAGAGTGGGCTGCAGCGAGGTCTTGTGCTGGAGcttcccctctgcagctggtgCTTGTCAGGGGCTCTGTTCAAGCCAGGGTCCCACCACAGCACCTACCTATGCCCATGTACCAGGGGTCCATCTCAGGAGGGATGAGTATGGTGGTAAGGGGGAGCATTGAGGCACAGCTTGACTCCACCAGCTCCCCCCGAATGCTGTAGGGCCGCAGGGCACTGGTGGGGTGGAATATGGTTTTGAGGGGCACGAGGGTGTTGAACTTCACCCCTGAGAGGCAGCCTGAGAAGCCGGGTGTGTTGTAGCGCTGGATCTCGGGGTCAATCACACCGGTTTCTGTGGGGGGCACAGAAGGAGATAGCTCATCCCTCTTGGAGAGCAAGGGCCATGCTGGGCAGAGGAGACCCTGGAGACTCCAGCATGGGAAAGGGGTGGCCAAGGACTGGACCCAGCTCACCCATCACACGCCCCAGGTAGAGGTTTTTGGGAGAGTCCAGCTTGCTGTCCACAAACACGGAGAACTGTTGCTCCATGACGGGGAGATAGTCCACCTGGGAGGCAGGTGCCCAGTGTCAGCACCCGTGAAGCCACCCCACCTATACCCCTCTCAGCCTGACCTGCAGCCCCAAAGCCCCCAGGCCCTGAGGGGAGGGTGCCCTGGCCCGTACCTGGGTATACAATGTGCGGTGCTGGCGGGTGATGTTGACACGGTGGGGCCTCCCGTCTGTCACTGGCTTGGTGGTGAGGGCGAAAACATAGGGGCTGGTGCCCAGCTGGTAGCGTAGCTGCAGGCTCCCTGCGGGCAGTGGGGGCCATCAGCAGGGCCAGAGCTCTCAGTGGACACATCCAGCTTGTCTATAGGGCTGGGGAGTAGCATCCACAGAGAGAAGGGTCCCGTGCAGCCCCAGAACTTGGGGGGGTCCCCTCAGGCTCTGTGtgagctccagggcagggagcccTGCCCTCACCATCATCCTTGATGAGCACGGCCATATAGTCCTTTACAAAGGTGCTGACATAGAGCAGCACGGCAGGCGCTGAGGTGGTGCTGAAGCTGAAGCTGACCTCCTCGCTGGTGAGGTTGTagccaggcaggggctgccaggggctgctgaTGATGCTGGCGAACTCGCGGGCAGCGTACAGAGACACGGGCAGGATGTTGTACCGCACCCAGGTGCCCTCCTCAAAGTACCCGCCGATGTCTGCGGGGGAGCCCACGGGGTGAGGGAAGCGTCGGCTCCTCAGCCCCTCTCACCCCGCGGAGCACAGCCCTCACCGTGGTTGCAGAAGGGCCCGGTGAAGGCGGAGATGCTGCAGTTGCAGCTGTAGTGGCTGTAGCGCTCAACGCAGAGCCCGCTGTTCTGGCAGGGCACCGGCGGGTCCTGGCAGTAACCGGTGCAGTTGACCCGCACACCCTCCGTCTCGTTGGCCTTGCCCTCCAGGTTG
Encoded proteins:
- the EZH1 gene encoding histone-lysine N-methyltransferase EZH1 isoform X1; this encodes MAEQKMEIATPPTSKCIMYWKRKVKSEYMRLRQLKRFQANMGAKALFVANFAKVHEKTQILNEDWKKLRVQPVQLMKPVSGHPFLKQCTVESIFPGFSSQTLYMRTLNTVALVPIMYSWSPLQQNFMVEDETVLCNIPYMGDEVKEEDETFIEELINNYDGKVHGEEEMISGSVLISDAVFLELVNALNQYSDEEEEGHNDSEVKQEDGKEELPVTRKRKRIAAEGSKKCSKKRFPNDMIFTAISSMFPEYGFPEDMKERYRELTEVSDPNVLPPQCTPNIDGPCAKSVQREQSLHSFHTLFCRRCFKYDCFLHPFHATPNVYKRKNRETKIEPDPCGADCFLWLEGAKEFAALHNPRSKCSGRRRRRHHVVGASCSNTPAVTETREGDSDRDTGNEWASSSSEANSRCQTPTKQKLSPASSQLFAVETPQEPVEWTGAEESLFRVFHGTYFNNFCSIARLLGTKTCKQVFQFAVKESLITKLPTNELMNPSQKKKRKHRLWAAHCRKIQLKKDNSPTQVYNYQPCDHPEHPCDSSCPCIMTQNFCEKFCQCNPDCQNRFPGCRCKTQCNTKQCPCYLAVRECDPDLCLTCGASEHWDCKVVSCKNCSIQRGLKKHLLLAPSDVAGWGTFIKEAVQKNEFISEYCGELISQDEADRRGKVYDKYMSSFLFNLNNDFVVDATRKGNKIRFANHSVNPNCYAKVVMVNGDHRIGIFAKRAIQAGEELFFDYRYSQADALKYVGIERETDII
- the EZH1 gene encoding histone-lysine N-methyltransferase EZH1 isoform X2 is translated as MEIATPPTSKCIMYWKRKVKSEYMRLRQLKRFQANMGAKALFVANFAKVHEKTQILNEDWKKLRVQPVQLMKPVSGHPFLKQCTVESIFPGFSSQTLYMRTLNTVALVPIMYSWSPLQQNFMVEDETVLCNIPYMGDEVKEEDETFIEELINNYDGKVHGEEEMISGSVLISDAVFLELVNALNQYSDEEEEGHNDSEVKQEDGKEELPVTRKRKRIAAEGSKKCSKKRFPNDMIFTAISSMFPEYGFPEDMKERYRELTEVSDPNVLPPQCTPNIDGPCAKSVQREQSLHSFHTLFCRRCFKYDCFLHPFHATPNVYKRKNRETKIEPDPCGADCFLWLEGAKEFAALHNPRSKCSGRRRRRHHVVGASCSNTPAVTETREGDSDRDTGNEWASSSSEANSRCQTPTKQKLSPASSQLFAVETPQEPVEWTGAEESLFRVFHGTYFNNFCSIARLLGTKTCKQVFQFAVKESLITKLPTNELMNPSQKKKRKHRLWAAHCRKIQLKKDNSPTQVYNYQPCDHPEHPCDSSCPCIMTQNFCEKFCQCNPDCQNRFPGCRCKTQCNTKQCPCYLAVRECDPDLCLTCGASEHWDCKVVSCKNCSIQRGLKKHLLLAPSDVAGWGTFIKEAVQKNEFISEYCGELISQDEADRRGKVYDKYMSSFLFNLNNDFVVDATRKGNKIRFANHSVNPNCYAKVVMVNGDHRIGIFAKRAIQAGEELFFDYRYSQADALKYVGIERETDII